From the genome of Flavobacterium ovatum, one region includes:
- a CDS encoding Tex family protein, producing MTNIQFIAKAVQTAAINIQKTVQLLDEDCTIPFISRYRKDVTGNLDEVQIEQIAKLSKQYAEIVKRKDAIIKSIEEQNALTPELSKKIQQSYDLQELEDFYLPYKKKKKTKADVARENGLEPLAKIIMAQSNDDVDFLSTQYINGNVINEDAALQGARDIIAEWINENLYVRKQLRRLYERKATITTKVVKSKKDDDGAQKFNQYFEWSEPLTKAPSHRLLAMLRAENEGFIKFKVEVDIDEAYDIIDTLVLKGQNKTTPHVQLAIEDSYKRLLNPAISNEALQEAKARADANSIQVFANNLGQLLLAPPLGEKRILAIDPGFRSGCKVVCLDEKGDLLYNENIYPHAPQNETAMAMKKIKSMVNAYKIDAISIGNGTASRETEFFIKKIAFDKPLQVFIVSEAGASVYSASKIAREEFPNYDVTVRGSVSIGRRLSDPLAELVKIDPKAIGVGQYQHDVDQNKLKEELDSTVIRCVNSVGININTASKHLLSYVSGIGEKLAENIVNYRSENGPFEDRKQLKKVPRLGAKAYQQGAAFIRISNAKNPLDNSAVHPEAYSIVEKMAKDLKLKVNDLIANKEKTALIKPENYITPEIGLLTLKDIIKELEKPGLDPRKAATVFEFDPTVKTIKDLKTGMILNGIVNNITNFGCFVDLGIKESGLVHISQLKAGFVSDVNEVVKLHEQVQVKVTEVDEDRKRIQLTMVI from the coding sequence ATGACCAACATTCAATTCATCGCCAAGGCGGTACAAACAGCTGCAATCAACATTCAAAAAACAGTTCAACTTTTGGACGAAGATTGCACGATTCCGTTTATTTCTCGTTATCGAAAAGACGTTACAGGAAACTTAGACGAAGTACAAATTGAGCAAATTGCCAAACTTAGCAAGCAATACGCCGAAATTGTAAAACGCAAAGATGCTATCATAAAATCTATCGAAGAGCAAAACGCTTTGACACCAGAATTGTCCAAAAAAATCCAACAAAGTTATGACCTCCAAGAACTAGAAGATTTCTATTTGCCTTATAAAAAGAAGAAAAAAACCAAAGCCGATGTTGCTCGTGAAAACGGACTAGAACCGTTGGCAAAAATCATCATGGCGCAAAGCAATGATGATGTTGATTTTCTTTCGACACAATATATCAATGGCAATGTCATCAACGAAGATGCCGCATTACAAGGTGCAAGAGATATCATTGCCGAATGGATTAATGAAAATTTATATGTTCGAAAGCAATTACGACGTTTATACGAACGTAAAGCAACGATAACCACCAAAGTAGTAAAATCTAAAAAAGACGACGATGGAGCACAGAAATTCAATCAATATTTTGAATGGTCAGAGCCGTTGACCAAAGCACCTTCGCATCGATTATTGGCCATGCTTAGAGCAGAAAATGAAGGTTTTATCAAGTTTAAAGTCGAAGTGGATATTGATGAAGCTTATGATATTATTGATACTTTAGTTTTAAAAGGTCAAAACAAAACAACGCCGCACGTACAATTGGCTATTGAAGACAGTTATAAACGATTGCTGAATCCAGCGATTTCAAACGAAGCTTTACAAGAAGCCAAAGCCAGGGCAGATGCCAATTCTATTCAGGTTTTTGCTAATAATTTAGGGCAATTATTGTTGGCTCCACCATTGGGCGAAAAACGTATTTTGGCCATCGACCCAGGATTTAGAAGCGGTTGTAAAGTAGTTTGTTTGGACGAAAAAGGAGATTTACTATACAACGAAAATATCTATCCGCACGCGCCACAGAACGAAACTGCCATGGCAATGAAGAAAATAAAATCGATGGTCAATGCGTATAAAATCGATGCCATATCGATAGGAAACGGAACAGCATCTCGCGAAACCGAATTTTTCATCAAGAAAATAGCTTTTGATAAACCGCTGCAGGTATTTATTGTTTCAGAGGCAGGAGCTTCGGTTTATTCGGCATCGAAAATTGCGAGAGAAGAATTTCCAAATTATGATGTGACCGTTCGTGGTTCGGTTTCTATCGGAAGACGACTTTCTGACCCATTAGCTGAATTGGTAAAAATCGATCCAAAAGCGATTGGAGTAGGGCAGTATCAGCACGATGTGGACCAAAATAAATTAAAAGAAGAACTAGATTCGACCGTAATTCGATGCGTGAATTCAGTCGGAATTAATATCAATACGGCAAGTAAACATTTGTTGAGTTATGTGAGTGGAATAGGAGAGAAGCTGGCCGAAAACATTGTGAACTACCGTTCCGAAAACGGTCCATTCGAAGATAGAAAACAACTGAAAAAAGTACCTCGTTTAGGGGCAAAAGCATACCAACAAGGAGCGGCTTTTATCCGAATTTCGAATGCTAAAAATCCGTTGGACAATTCGGCAGTGCATCCAGAAGCCTATTCTATTGTAGAGAAAATGGCCAAAGATTTGAAGCTAAAAGTCAATGATTTGATTGCCAATAAAGAAAAAACAGCCTTAATCAAACCCGAAAATTATATCACACCAGAAATAGGTTTACTGACTTTGAAAGACATCATCAAAGAACTAGAAAAACCAGGACTTGACCCAAGAAAAGCAGCCACTGTTTTCGAATTTGACCCAACGGTAAAAACCATCAAAGACCTAAAAACAGGCATGATCTTAAACGGAATTGTGAATAACATCACCAATTTTGGTTGCTTTGTTGATTTAGGAATCAAAGAAAGCGGTTTGGTACATATCTCTCAACTCAAAGCAGGCTTTGTAAGCGACGTAAACGAAGTAGTGAAGTTACACGAGCAAGTACAAGTAAAAGTTACGGAAGTCGATGAGGATAGAAAAAGAATTCAGTTGACGATGGTGATTTAA
- a CDS encoding IS30 family transposase: MSHLTIEQRYEIATLRSQGFSMSKIGEFVGRDKSVISRELSRNSDQRNNVYKADLAQSKFHFRQRKKAKKIHFTEEIKTLVTSLLKEDFSPEQIVGHCKIKDFKCVSAERIYQFIWDDKKKGGQHYKHLRSKGKRYAKRGALKGSRGIIKDREGIENRPLVVEEKQRIGDLEIDLVIGGNHKGALLTINDRATGVLKMAKIYSKEAREVQGKLIELLMEWKPILHTITSDNGKEFANHKKVSEILEIKYFFANPYCSWERGANENLNGLVRQYFPKKYNFDLITEEEVLRVTNKLNNRPRKRFGFKSPNEIFEQKLKQCA, from the coding sequence ATGTCACATTTAACGATTGAACAAAGATACGAAATTGCTACACTACGTTCGCAAGGATTTTCCATGAGTAAAATTGGAGAGTTTGTAGGTAGAGACAAATCTGTAATTTCAAGAGAACTTTCTAGAAATTCAGACCAAAGAAATAATGTATATAAAGCAGATTTAGCTCAAAGTAAATTCCATTTTCGACAGCGAAAAAAAGCAAAGAAAATACACTTTACTGAAGAGATTAAAACACTTGTAACATCACTATTAAAGGAAGATTTTAGTCCCGAACAAATAGTTGGTCATTGCAAAATAAAAGACTTTAAATGTGTTTCTGCTGAAAGAATTTATCAATTCATTTGGGATGATAAAAAGAAAGGAGGTCAACATTATAAGCACCTTCGCTCAAAAGGTAAGAGATATGCTAAAAGGGGAGCTTTAAAGGGGTCGAGAGGTATTATTAAAGACAGAGAAGGTATCGAAAACAGACCTTTAGTTGTAGAAGAAAAGCAAAGAATAGGTGATCTTGAAATAGATTTGGTTATTGGTGGAAATCACAAAGGAGCTTTATTAACAATAAATGATAGAGCAACAGGCGTGCTAAAAATGGCTAAAATATATAGTAAGGAAGCACGAGAAGTTCAGGGGAAATTAATTGAATTATTAATGGAATGGAAACCTATTTTGCACACTATCACTTCTGATAACGGAAAAGAGTTTGCCAACCACAAAAAAGTGTCAGAAATACTAGAAATTAAATACTTTTTTGCCAACCCATATTGTAGTTGGGAAAGAGGTGCTAATGAAAATTTAAATGGACTAGTAAGGCAATATTTCCCCAAAAAATATAACTTTGATTTAATAACAGAAGAAGAGGTTTTAAGAGTAACAAATAAATTAAACAATAGACCCAGGAAAAGGTTTGGATTTAAAAGTCCAAATGAAATTTTTGAACAAAAACTTAAACAATGTGCATAA
- the rnr gene encoding ribonuclease R — protein sequence MSKKLRKPTKKELDFSDKIIKILSNSANKEFTYKQVAAKLELDDTQSRNQIIKDLKLLTAEKKIIETEPGKYLIKTESKEYYEGKIDMTSRKTAYFVCAEFGEDVFIPTSNLNHALDKDIVKVYVYNRRRGKRPEGEVIEIVERAKTDFVGVIDIQKNFAFVSTANPKMYTDIFIPKDKIGEAEQGDVVLVHIEDWPKRADSPFGKVIKVLGKPGEHDTEIHAILAEYGLPSDFPIEVETYAQKIDTSITAEEIAKRRDMRDTLTFTIDPKDAKDFDDALSYKQLENGNYEIGIHIADVSYYLEEGTILDDEAYQRATSVYLVDRVVPMLPEVLSNFACSLRPQEEKYTFSAIFEITEKCEVVNQWFGRTVIFSDQRFAYEEAQYIIETKDDTIPEEISITGSSYQVPANIVTATLKLDELAKIFRRKRMNDGAISFDKVEVKFNLSEAGEPEGVYFKVSKDANHLIEEFMLLANKKVAEYVGKQKKTFIYRIHDEPNEDKLFAMQAVISKFGYKIDFKQGSISQALNKLMADVNGTKEQNLIDTLAIRSMSKAKYSTDNIGHYGLAFDYYSHFTSPIRRYPDVMVHRLLQFYLDGGKSADEELYETKCLHSSTMEGLATNAERDSIKYMQVKYMQDHQDQEFLGVISGVTEWGIYVEIVENKCEGMVRIRDIKDDYYTFDEKQYALVGATSEQLLQLGDEIYVKVKNADLVKKQLDFNFIRRSEKQ from the coding sequence ATGAGTAAAAAATTAAGAAAACCGACTAAGAAAGAACTGGATTTCTCTGATAAAATTATAAAAATACTATCCAATAGTGCTAATAAAGAATTCACTTATAAGCAAGTAGCTGCCAAGTTAGAATTAGATGATACACAAAGTCGCAATCAAATCATTAAGGATTTGAAGTTATTAACGGCCGAAAAGAAAATTATTGAAACAGAACCTGGTAAGTATCTGATAAAAACAGAAAGCAAAGAATATTACGAAGGTAAGATAGACATGACGAGTCGTAAAACTGCTTATTTTGTTTGTGCAGAATTTGGCGAAGACGTTTTTATTCCCACCAGTAATTTGAATCATGCACTAGACAAAGATATTGTCAAAGTATATGTATATAATCGCAGACGTGGAAAACGTCCAGAAGGAGAAGTTATTGAAATTGTAGAAAGAGCAAAAACAGATTTTGTTGGAGTCATTGATATACAAAAAAACTTTGCCTTTGTCTCTACAGCCAATCCAAAAATGTACACGGATATCTTTATTCCAAAAGACAAAATAGGAGAAGCGGAGCAAGGAGATGTAGTATTAGTTCATATTGAAGATTGGCCTAAGAGAGCTGATAGTCCTTTTGGAAAAGTAATCAAAGTGCTAGGAAAACCAGGAGAACACGATACCGAGATTCACGCTATTTTGGCAGAATACGGTCTACCATCCGATTTTCCTATTGAAGTAGAAACCTATGCTCAAAAAATAGATACATCGATTACTGCCGAAGAAATTGCCAAGCGTAGAGACATGCGTGATACGCTAACGTTTACCATTGACCCAAAAGATGCAAAGGATTTTGATGATGCTTTGTCTTATAAACAATTAGAAAATGGAAACTACGAAATCGGAATTCATATTGCTGATGTTTCGTATTATCTAGAAGAAGGAACCATCTTGGATGATGAAGCGTATCAACGTGCAACTTCTGTTTATTTGGTCGATAGAGTAGTGCCGATGTTACCAGAAGTACTTTCCAATTTTGCTTGTTCTTTACGTCCTCAAGAAGAGAAGTATACGTTTTCTGCCATATTTGAAATAACAGAAAAGTGTGAAGTTGTCAACCAATGGTTTGGTAGAACAGTGATTTTCTCTGATCAACGATTTGCTTACGAAGAAGCACAGTACATCATAGAGACGAAAGACGATACCATTCCCGAAGAAATTTCGATTACGGGCAGTTCTTATCAAGTTCCTGCAAATATTGTTACAGCAACGCTTAAATTAGATGAACTAGCTAAGATTTTCCGTAGAAAAAGAATGAATGATGGAGCAATCTCTTTTGATAAAGTAGAAGTAAAATTCAACTTAAGTGAAGCAGGTGAACCAGAAGGAGTTTATTTTAAAGTGTCTAAAGATGCCAATCATTTGATTGAAGAATTCATGCTTTTGGCTAATAAAAAAGTAGCTGAATACGTTGGAAAACAAAAGAAAACTTTTATTTATAGAATTCATGATGAGCCAAATGAAGATAAACTTTTTGCTATGCAAGCGGTTATTTCAAAATTTGGATATAAAATAGACTTCAAACAAGGGTCTATTTCCCAAGCTTTGAATAAATTAATGGCTGATGTAAATGGGACAAAAGAGCAAAATTTAATTGATACCTTGGCGATTCGCTCGATGAGTAAAGCCAAATATTCAACAGATAATATTGGACATTACGGATTAGCTTTCGATTATTATTCTCATTTTACTTCTCCAATTCGTCGTTATCCTGATGTTATGGTGCATCGTTTACTACAATTTTATTTAGACGGAGGAAAATCTGCTGACGAAGAATTGTACGAAACTAAATGTTTACATTCTTCTACAATGGAAGGTTTGGCTACCAATGCTGAAAGAGATTCAATCAAATACATGCAAGTAAAATACATGCAAGATCATCAAGATCAGGAGTTTTTGGGAGTTATTTCTGGTGTAACTGAGTGGGGAATTTATGTCGAAATTGTAGAAAACAAATGTGAAGGTATGGTGCGTATTAGAGATATCAAAGACGACTATTATACATTCGACGAAAAACAATATGCCTTGGTTGGAGCTACTTCGGAACAGTTATTGCAATTAGGAGACGAGATCTACGTTAAAGTTAAGAACGCTGATTTAGTTAAAAAACAATTGGACTTTAACTTTATACGAAGAAGTGAAAAACAATAA
- the rpiB gene encoding ribose 5-phosphate isomerase B, translating into MKISIGNDHAGPEYKKAIVKMLEAKGYVVTNYGTDTFDSVDYPDFAHPVATDVETGKADFGIVICGSGNGIAMTVNKHAGVRAGLCWTKEIAYLTRLHNDANVVSIPARFTSIEQALEIVDTFLNTAFEGGRHQNRVNKIACQ; encoded by the coding sequence ATGAAAATTTCAATAGGAAACGATCACGCTGGTCCAGAGTATAAAAAAGCCATAGTAAAAATGCTAGAGGCAAAAGGATATGTAGTAACTAATTATGGTACCGATACATTTGACTCTGTAGATTATCCAGATTTTGCGCATCCAGTTGCAACTGATGTAGAAACTGGTAAAGCTGATTTTGGTATTGTAATTTGTGGTAGCGGAAACGGTATTGCAATGACGGTTAATAAACATGCAGGAGTAAGAGCAGGTTTGTGTTGGACCAAAGAAATTGCTTATTTGACTCGTTTACATAATGATGCCAATGTAGTAAGTATTCCAGCACGTTTTACTTCAATTGAACAAGCATTAGAAATTGTAGATACTTTCTTGAATACTGCATTCGAAGGTGGTAGACATCAAAATAGAGTCAATAAAATTGCTTGTCAATAA
- a CDS encoding DUF1294 domain-containing protein: MLLFYTFLTVNSIAFILIAYDKYLAKKQKRRIPEKTLLTFVLIGGTIGSGLAMLTFRHKTAKRSYLWKFWGIVVFQIIIVTAYFKNIK; this comes from the coding sequence ATGCTATTATTCTATACTTTTTTAACGGTCAATTCTATTGCTTTTATACTAATCGCCTACGATAAATACCTAGCCAAAAAACAAAAAAGACGCATTCCAGAGAAAACACTTTTGACTTTTGTATTGATTGGTGGAACGATTGGTTCGGGATTAGCGATGCTTACCTTTAGACATAAAACCGCTAAAAGAAGTTATTTATGGAAGTTTTGGGGAATTGTTGTTTTTCAAATTATAATTGTAACTGCATACTTCAAAAACATTAAATGA
- a CDS encoding DUF2007 domain-containing protein, with protein sequence MESFITLAVFDYTHQIEIIKHRLDIEGFQYFFANEIMSSFAPMYSTALGGIKLKVHPKDFQNIKSILQEMKYDNNLRIV encoded by the coding sequence ATGGAATCCTTTATAACCCTTGCTGTGTTTGATTACACCCATCAAATTGAAATTATCAAACATCGATTAGATATAGAAGGCTTTCAGTATTTTTTTGCAAACGAAATCATGTCTTCGTTTGCACCAATGTATTCAACTGCTTTGGGTGGAATCAAATTGAAAGTTCATCCTAAAGATTTTCAAAATATCAAAAGTATTCTTCAAGAAATGAAATACGATAACAATTTGAGAATCGTTTAA
- a CDS encoding head GIN domain-containing protein produces MKKLWLIALVMITQITLAQVTKNLGDFSKVSVFDKLNVKLIASSENKIVIKGTRASEVETVNNNGELKLRMPFPKLLSGNDIMIQLYFTNIDEISASEGALVSSDAVFKATIFNVSAREGAQIQAEVEAEKVNVKSVTGGLVELSGKANNQEANITSGGNLEASDLHTSQTTITVFAGGNAEIHATTLVDAKVRAGGSIFIHGKPKQINKATVLGGKIEEKN; encoded by the coding sequence ATGAAAAAATTATGGTTGATTGCTTTAGTGATGATAACTCAAATCACTTTGGCACAGGTTACAAAAAATTTAGGAGATTTTAGTAAAGTAAGTGTTTTTGATAAGCTTAATGTAAAATTAATTGCTTCTTCAGAAAACAAAATTGTTATCAAAGGAACGAGAGCCTCAGAAGTAGAAACAGTCAATAATAATGGAGAATTAAAATTGAGAATGCCATTTCCTAAATTGTTATCAGGAAATGATATTATGATTCAATTGTATTTTACAAATATTGATGAGATCAGTGCCAGTGAAGGTGCTTTAGTATCTAGTGATGCTGTTTTTAAAGCAACTATTTTCAATGTTAGTGCTCGTGAAGGGGCACAAATACAAGCCGAAGTGGAAGCTGAAAAGGTAAATGTAAAATCGGTTACTGGTGGACTTGTTGAATTATCAGGAAAAGCCAATAATCAAGAAGCTAATATTACTTCTGGTGGGAATCTAGAAGCAAGTGATTTACATACGTCACAAACGACGATAACGGTTTTTGCAGGCGGAAATGCGGAAATACATGCTACAACCCTAGTAGATGCAAAAGTAAGGGCAGGAGGGTCTATTTTTATCCATGGTAAACCCAAACAAATAAATAAAGCTACTGTTCTTGGTGGGAAAATTGAAGAAAAAAATTAA
- a CDS encoding DUF433 domain-containing protein, with product MENWQKYISINPEIRSGKPCISNTRITVSDVLSYLASGMSVEEIIEDFPSLNREKIIASLSFAAYRDNITKISIAS from the coding sequence ATGGAAAATTGGCAAAAATACATCAGCATAAATCCAGAAATTAGAAGCGGAAAACCTTGTATTTCTAACACAAGAATTACTGTTTCAGATGTACTATCTTATCTTGCATCTGGAATGAGTGTCGAAGAAATTATTGAAGATTTTCCATCTTTAAATAGAGAAAAAATTATAGCATCACTTTCATTTGCAGCTTATAGAGATAACATAACTAAAATTTCAATTGCCTCGTGA
- a CDS encoding leucine-rich repeat protein gives MKKNLLFFIFAFVNISLAMAKTAIVATTFILGGINYEVIAPNSVKVIAFDNGEGGPPPFGKTAKTSVVESNVHSGTVTIPATVTDNSITYDVTAIGDNAFSNSRNLLKVILPVSITSIGQSSFSSCGSLRSVNIPASVASIGNSSFSGCYALQQVNCDVTSPIVINANVFNIPLANVTLIVPNASISLYKSADVWKNFGTITDMVHTVNGVSYVITSSNSVKLIANSGTKYTGSITIPNSVLIGCCIYTVTDISIGAFNQCYDLLEYICNIETPLVIEQSLFYNINSFTGTRLIVPTASLAAYKSATIWKNFESIIDSTPFTVDALSYEITAPNEVKLVTNVNNKYSGSITIPASVDYNSTNYIITAISKSAFYQCYNLNQYKCNISTPLVINPSLFDNVDDLSLARLIVPTASIDAYKNTAVWEDFGTITDVEPFTVNGLVYEITSPTTVRVVENLIDSYTGSITIPSTVINNSIIYDVTAIKPTSFKYNEAITSVTIIGDKITAIDDETFVGCSGITSFTIPNSVTSIGESAFSETGITSITIPSNVTFIGEYAFSYLGLTSIVLPSSITTIGNGTFSGCQNLTSITFNGTVTSIGNYAFNRTGFSSFDIPNTVTSVGRSAFDSCENLSSVTIPSSVMSIGESAFSGCSQLEKIVIPNSVTSLGDYAFSSSGLTSIVIPSSITSIPYACFSSCEDLRSVMIPSTVNEIKDYAFNNCRKLVLVTCDIVSPLPIRYVFSNSYNATLVVPTVSLSDYRMTDEWKEFKIITDSAPFVVNGITYEITSASTVKVRSSIGNQYSGSVSIPENVTYNSIIYSVTAIGNEAFYECYNLTSISIGSSVSTIGDYAFYNTGLTSVVIPNSVTTISEGAFNSCEDLGSLTIGEQVTTIQDYAFAGNENLTSVISLMTTALTISSTVFQYVDQSNCSLTVPTTSLVTYQAAAVWKDFSPITGSSTLGINDLNRNNSVSIYPNPVQNELFVSSKNIDKTTVQVIDINGNVVIQKTLSSSVNSVDTSILVKGMYLIKLNSNEGIVIQKVIKN, from the coding sequence ATGAAAAAAAACCTACTTTTTTTTATATTTGCTTTTGTGAATATAAGTCTTGCAATGGCAAAAACAGCCATTGTAGCCACAACATTTATTCTTGGAGGGATTAATTATGAAGTTATAGCCCCAAATTCTGTAAAAGTAATTGCATTTGATAATGGAGAAGGAGGCCCCCCTCCTTTTGGAAAAACTGCTAAAACATCTGTTGTTGAATCTAATGTTCACTCTGGTACTGTAACTATTCCAGCTACTGTTACTGATAATTCAATTACGTATGATGTTACTGCAATAGGTGATAATGCTTTTTCAAATTCACGTAATTTATTAAAAGTAATTTTACCGGTTTCCATTACTTCAATTGGACAAAGTTCTTTTAGTAGTTGTGGTAGTTTACGTTCTGTAAATATTCCTGCGTCTGTTGCTTCTATTGGAAATAGTAGTTTTAGTGGATGTTATGCGTTGCAACAAGTGAATTGCGATGTTACATCACCAATAGTTATTAATGCGAATGTTTTTAATATTCCTTTGGCAAATGTTACGTTAATTGTTCCTAATGCTAGTATCTCTTTGTATAAATCTGCAGATGTTTGGAAAAATTTTGGAACAATAACTGATATGGTGCATACTGTTAACGGAGTAAGTTATGTAATTACTTCGTCTAACTCTGTAAAATTAATAGCTAATAGTGGTACTAAATATACTGGTTCAATAACTATTCCTAATTCTGTATTAATTGGATGTTGTATTTATACTGTTACCGACATATCTATTGGTGCTTTTAACCAATGTTATGATTTATTAGAGTATATATGTAATATTGAAACACCATTAGTAATTGAACAAAGTTTATTTTATAATATTAACAGCTTTACTGGAACTAGATTAATTGTTCCTACTGCTAGTTTAGCTGCTTATAAGTCAGCTACTATTTGGAAAAATTTTGAGTCAATAATTGATTCAACTCCATTTACTGTCGATGCTTTAAGTTATGAAATAACGGCACCAAATGAGGTAAAATTAGTAACTAATGTGAATAATAAATATTCAGGATCTATAACTATTCCAGCATCTGTAGATTATAACTCAACTAATTATATTATTACTGCAATTTCAAAATCAGCTTTTTATCAATGTTATAATTTAAATCAGTATAAATGTAATATTAGTACACCATTAGTAATTAATCCAAGTTTATTTGACAATGTAGATGATTTATCATTAGCTAGATTAATTGTTCCTACTGCTAGTATTGATGCTTATAAAAATACTGCTGTATGGGAAGATTTTGGAACAATAACGGATGTGGAACCTTTTACTGTTAATGGATTAGTTTATGAAATTACGTCACCAACAACAGTTAGAGTAGTAGAAAATTTAATTGATTCATACACAGGATCTATAACTATTCCTTCAACAGTTATTAATAATTCAATTATTTATGATGTTACTGCTATTAAACCAACTTCTTTTAAATATAATGAAGCTATAACTAGTGTCACTATTATAGGGGATAAAATTACAGCTATTGATGATGAAACTTTCGTCGGATGTTCTGGAATAACTTCTTTTACAATTCCTAATTCAGTTACTTCAATAGGTGAGTCTGCTTTTAGTGAGACTGGAATAACTAGTATTACTATTCCAAGTAACGTAACCTTCATTGGAGAATATGCATTTAGTTATTTAGGTTTAACTAGTATAGTTTTGCCTAGTTCAATAACTACAATAGGAAATGGTACTTTTAGTGGTTGTCAAAATTTAACTTCAATTACCTTTAATGGTACAGTTACATCAATAGGAAACTATGCTTTTAATAGAACAGGTTTCAGTAGTTTTGATATTCCTAATACAGTAACTTCAGTAGGACGTTCTGCTTTTGATTCCTGTGAGAACTTATCATCTGTTACTATTCCTAGTTCAGTAATGTCAATTGGAGAATCTGCTTTTTCTGGTTGTTCACAATTAGAAAAGATCGTTATACCTAATTCAGTAACATCATTAGGAGATTATGCTTTTAGTTCTTCTGGTTTAACAAGTATAGTTATTCCTAGCTCTATTACTAGTATTCCATACGCTTGTTTTAGTTCATGTGAGGACTTAAGATCAGTAATGATTCCTAGTACAGTAAATGAAATTAAAGATTATGCTTTTAATAATTGTCGTAAACTTGTATTAGTAACTTGTGATATTGTATCTCCATTACCTATTAGATATGTTTTTAGTAATAGTTATAATGCTACTTTAGTTGTTCCTACGGTTAGTCTTAGTGATTATAGAATGACTGATGAATGGAAAGAATTTAAGATTATAACTGATAGTGCTCCTTTTGTAGTAAATGGTATTACTTATGAAATTACTTCAGCTTCAACAGTAAAAGTAAGATCTAGTATAGGAAATCAATATTCAGGTTCAGTATCTATCCCAGAAAATGTAACATACAACAGCATTATTTATTCCGTAACGGCAATTGGAAATGAAGCTTTTTATGAATGTTATAATTTGACTTCTATAAGTATTGGTAGTTCGGTAAGTACTATCGGAGATTACGCTTTTTATAATACAGGGTTAACTTCGGTAGTTATTCCAAATTCAGTAACTACTATTAGTGAAGGTGCATTTAATTCTTGTGAAGATTTAGGTTCTCTTACAATTGGGGAACAAGTTACAACCATTCAAGATTATGCTTTTGCTGGTAATGAAAATTTAACTTCAGTAATTTCATTAATGACTACGGCGCTAACTATTAGTTCAACTGTTTTTCAGTATGTAGATCAATCAAATTGTAGCTTAACTGTTCCAACTACAAGTTTAGTTACTTATCAAGCAGCAGCTGTTTGGAAAGATTTTAGTCCAATAACAGGTAGTTCTACACTTGGTATTAATGATTTGAATAGGAATAACAGTGTTTCTATTTATCCTAATCCTGTTCAAAATGAATTGTTTGTATCCTCAAAAAATATAGATAAAACAACAGTACAAGTTATTGATATTAATGGAAATGTAGTGATCCAAAAAACATTATCTTCTTCTGTAAATAGTGTTGATACAAGTATTTTAGTTAAAGGAATGTACTTGATAAAATTAAATTCTAATGAAGGTATAGTTATTCAAAAAGTGATTAAAAATTAA